Part of the Vanessa cardui chromosome 23, ilVanCard2.1, whole genome shotgun sequence genome, AGCACTTTCAACAagttgtgattttttttgtaaaacatgtTCCAGACTAGATGAAATCAGTAAGGGGTATTATCTACTATTGGTAAGCAATTTTGATTGTCTAAATCAGCGGTCGGCAACCTTTTGGTAGATAGATAAAGATAGATAAAGTCTTTATTTGGATCACACCACATGAGTAAAAATAAGAAGAGAAAAAAGTAATGACAAAAGTAACAcagaatttaagttaatttacgacgtagaaagaaaaaaaaaataactaacttacaaaaatattttgcctcttattttatttaatctacatcTATTAAATAAGGTAGGCAAGGGCCACAACGTAGCAAAATAAACTAAAGGCTGGCCGCAATCATAAAATTTACCCTATAAGCCCAACATACCTacccaaaattaattattgttaattgtcatatttcatagaaaaaagaaaaatgataaatatttttaaaagatacagaatttaattcatacacataatacttacattatgtttataCGTTTGGGCTCTATagctagaaaaataaaaaatgaaaactacaaacGTGGGCCGCGTTTGCCGACCGCTGGTCTAaatgaatgtaattaattttaaaatcattatgatTTTCAAGTATTACCGACCCCAGCCATGTTATCATAGGTATAAAGAAACTCGTTTTTTATATTACCTAATGGACACACagtatataacaacaacagcctgtaaattcccactgctaggctaaaggcctcatctccttttgaggaggtttagaacatattccaccacgctgttccaatgcgggttggtgaaatacacatgtggcagaatttctatgaaatttgtcatatgcaggtttcctcacgatgttttccttccccgctgagcacgagatgaattataaagacaaattacgcacatgaatcagcggtgcttgcctgggttcgaacccgcaatcatcggttaagatgcacgcgttctaaccactgggccatctcgacacagTATATAATCTACTCTGAATCTTTAATTACAACTACGTTTGAAATATATCTCTATAGCAATTCTATTGAAATCGACTTTGTACTAGATTACACTATTATGTAGATGGCAAACGTTGACTACGATATACAATGATTTTTGGttacatatttacttaaaactatgtttatattatgattatacatTAGGGAAACCCCCCCACACCTCCAGTTAAAACAATCTGACAGCCACAGAACCACCAATAGCAATCATTGTTATCATCCGGCCGCTGTCAGAAACCCCTGTGACATTTGTGATGGAATGTTGCCATAATCacaaataatagataaaaaaacgGTATTTGTATACTTTGTTTAGTGGTTTGGTAACAATTATATATCTCTTTCTAGCGACATTGATTTGACACTTGTGTGAGTGAGACAGCACTGTTTTACTGAACACCTCTTAAATTATGAATACTGGTTACTTCAACTGTTTATTTTGTCATGACAATTGACAGATGTCAGGAAAGCATGAAACCAGCGTCCGAACTTTACAATACTTTGAGCAtataaccaaataaaacaaaataatttcgaattaagaaatcagtttcaatatttttttactacgtCATGTGTAGCAAGGTCATATGTCTAATGaaattaagattaataaaataaactgtgaacattgacaaaacattaattgaagaaaaaaaatctcgaGTTTTTAATCACGAGTAATCACTGAATCGAATCAAATATACTTGAATAAACTTTACAATAGAGCTTTCTCGTAATGTCAATAATTCAACTATATAGTTGTTctgtatctatatacatatgtatatgtatctgTAATATCAATTTCCAAAGTTATATAGTACTTTTCGTCTATGAACACTGAGAGTTTCATTCGTTTTATTATAATCGAATTttggtatattatatgtttagatatcAAGctatctttaattaatttgggCTATTCAGTCTTAgcgatacatttttatatatatgttcattattttacaaacaatatgTCAATTAGCGATATGTCGTTTATgtcaaattaacatatttatctcgtttttaatattgcacaaagatgttttttataaaaatggccCTCCGAGCcggattttatatatatatagattaaaaattatattggaatttaaaagtatatagccATGTttcttcttaataatatttttttccgaaTAATTAATAGCTTTGTTAATAATCCAAGTAGGCAGTTTACAgataaattttagtataaaattttacaaagtcCTTACACATAActaagttaaaaaaagtaatcttaagttatgattttttaattatctatgtCGATGATGCTGCGGCGTGCACTTAGCTACGTTTTCGTACCTGGCTTTCTGCAATTCGATTTGTCCCTCCAGAGTCTTGGCGAGGTATATCACGAAGAGTTGGGATAGAGCGACTCCCAGTGCCGCTGAAGCGATGGTATACAGGTTCCTCTCCGCCCAGGAACGGACGATTTCTATACATCCGCTCGTCCAAACACGTTTGCTGGCTTCCGCGACCTGAAATTATCAAACaatcattgtttaatttatgttttatgaaCTACTATAgctactcaacaacaacaacagcctgtaaatccccactgctgggctaaaggccacccctcccttttaggagaaggtttggattatattccaccactctgttccaatgcgggttggtggaatacacatgtggcagaatttctacgaaatttgtcacatgcaggtttactcacgatgttttccttccccgctgagcacgagatgaattataaagacaaattaagcacatgaatcagcggtgcttgcctgggtttgaacccgcaatcatctgttaagatgtatgcgttctaaccactgggccatctcgactctcgctATAGCTATTCGTTCCGGCTTTATACGGGTACAATAAAGGTAAACTCTTTACTTTCAACTACACTGTACACTAAAAtcataaatagttatattattttcggcttataatattaattttgggCTTGTCactactattataattatgtactatGGTGAGTTGTAACAACCATCTATACATATTgagctataagaaatattaatcatttcttaaatAGCCAATTCGCCACTGAACTTAAAAACTATGATGTCATGTGCCTTATggctgtagttatactggctcactcacgttTCAAACACTACGAAACATTGCTGTTTAAACAGTTCCTTGTGAGCTCCTTGTGTGCTGTACCTGAGATGGGATTGCACAAAccccttttttttgttttacgaggaggaaaggcatttacgcctcccgcccggccgggggaccgggatgggtatgtgggactcgaccggggccataagggccccgtgccagggcagaaggccctgtcctacccaatAAAatctcctcgggtttccaccgtaccgcgcgATTGAgaggctacgggaacgctaagcttgcacaaacccctaccaccaagtaaagtcctCTTGATTCACTCGGTTTATTGATGAATTCCGCATTAAAgaccgttgcgtagttttaaaggaTCTAAGCGTACAGACGGCGGAAGATCTATTACACTATTTCTACTACTAcaacttcaaataaaactaccAGAAATACTACTACCAGTCTCCTATATgtctacttatttaattttataaattagaaaatgtGTATGTTCTTCCAAAATGCGCCAAACTTCTGTgagttcaattttaaaatacagattaaCCAATGGTAGCTTTAACCCTGTAAAACAACGGGTAAAAACTGCCTTTAAAATCCTATTTTAACTTGACGCAAAAACGTTAAACATATTACTATCAAAGACAAAACAGAGACTATGgttgaaattaaaacatgtacgtttcctcacgatgttttccttcaccgccgagcacgagatgaattataaacacaaattaagcacatataacagcggtgcttgcctggagttgaacccgcaatcatcggttaagatgcacgcgttctaaccactggaccatctcgactcacatatATCTATCTCATATATAATCACATATCTTCTAATTGTTTTAATAGTATCGCTTAAATCATCAAAAGTTACCTGGTCCTCTTTCACCGGATATCATTAATTGAATTGAACATAACAAATATAGCTATCCTTTTTCAACTCACGGGAAAGTTCTGTACGCCATAACCACACATAATGTTCACGAGACCCGAACTGATGTCTGTGGCGTTGATGCAACAGGAGAATGGCACTCCACAGCGCTCCACGGACGGCGATGAGCAATTGAAATACTCGTTCTTGGACCAATCCATGTAACCGTCAGATGTCAGGCCACAGCAATGAAactgtaatacaatatattttttaaatacaacctACTAAAACCAGGTcaaaatacctgttgacttccaagcaggatacattaattgaaataattgtatttaattaacatgacgttgtatttttttaaatgttaaaaaatagtaactactgagtctcttgccggttcttctcggtagaatctactttccgaaccggtggtagcttcacttaattgtaaaatgacgattcaaaagtgcttataaaagcctacttgaataaagtttattttgattttgatttttcaacatcatcatcaacaacaacagcctgtaaattcccacggctgggctaaaggcctcctctccctttgagaaggtttggaacatattccaccacgctgttccaatgcgggttttaaatattgttggaCGAAaatgaagtgacgtcaccggatATACAACTAAGCGTTAGAGTTATCTGACAGGCGGGCAGGCGACGGCCATATTGGTTGAGACAGAGGATAGAAATATAGGATAGAATTTGACGACCTcgatggtcgagtggtgtgtacaccggttttcatgggtacgccactctgaggtcccgggttcgattcccggccgagtcgatgtagattaccattagttttctatgtcttgggtctgggtgtttgtggtaccgtcgttatttctgatgcccataacacaagtgcttcagctacttacattgggatcagagtaatgtgaatgatgttgtctcatattatttattattataaaaaaaaaagattgatttcagttgcatgtttaaagtattgttttatgttgttatttttattaaatgtaattgtgtttgtttgttaacagtatttttgtgaatagtagattataatatatttagaattatgAGCAAAGACGAAACATTTTAACGCCATTTTTTCATGACTTTTACATCCTTAGGCTGCGTTCACACCAAACTCAGCCGCCGAAAGTGAATCAGCAGTTTATTGTATTTCCATACATAGTCACTTTTTCGTTCGCGACTAACTGAAAATACGTTGCTATGTATAGACATTTTGCGGCCGATTAATATAGCGTCACTACGCCGCGGACGCTGATTGGCTACGTGAAAGTATACACTGGGGCTCATAATGAGCCTGCTCACATTAGGCGGCTGACTATACGTTTGGTTTGTTTAACcaatattaatagaaattttcaaaaatgaaaaCTTTGCTTTAGAATTAATATCACTGAAGTCAATAGTCACAAACACAGAAATTACAATCTAAGATCACTTAAAGCTGATCGGAAATGAAAGGAGACAGTTCTATGCGTGTGTATTAAAGACCTCAAATCTGTAGAAGCACACGACCCCAGCAATGTATGACGTAATAGTTAGTTGCAGTCAACGTCCGCTAGGAGCGCTTTCGTTTCAATATTCTTCTGAATCTTCTGTCTGTGTTTATGTAACTGAACGCCTAAGCAGTTGGACTGATATCGATAATTCCTTTTATATGTTTGAATAAATGCATTAATTTGAAGCCGGTATGTGGCTCATGGATGAAGTAGTAAATAACTTTGGTATTCCAAACGAAGTCAGTAAAGCAGGCTTGTGTATTCAGAAATGAATATTACTACGACACAACTTCGATCTAGCAtcgacaaattaaataaaaccgattactgccgatttacacaaccattAGAAAtatctccctatcgcgccattcgacgctattcgtcgctatagattctcacgtcagttcgacccgagaaatCAAGCGCATGtatatcgacgtgtcaaattgacgaatatattaggtcatatgatattacaaattattacgtttgtgtaaagatcatattcacataacaaataaatattgataatttgggacagcgtactcaattcggatgtgattgattttacgaattttgccgatgctacatctaagttgtgtcgttctaTACTTACATCACTCTGAGCGAAATCGATAAAGTTCTGCAAATCCGGGTCATCTCTATACGCGTGGACGACGCGTTCCGTGAAGCTGAGTTCGAGAAGACCGTGAAGAGAGCGGGGGAAGACGAACCCGCAGACCGCCCCCCCCATTTCCACCAGGAACAGTATGAGGAGACAGAGGGAATACTGGAAAAATTAATATGTCTTTTAAATGAGAGCACAATTTTAAAGTGAGCAGGATACCCATGAGGAAGGTTCAACTGTCACGCGCAGGTTTGCTAATGATCTGTTTCGTCACTAATGAACttgaatattaaacataaaatcaatGGTAGGTGTAGTGGTACCTCACTTGTATTTAAGGGTGAAAACCTCTATCAGGAACACAACTTTAAGTATTACTGCTTAAAGacaaaatttgttatgaaataatgattttttaaataagcagcCCATAAGTGTCCCATTGCTGGGGTAAGGTTTCCTCTCCATTCCtgaaatgcgggttggtaagcTTATGGCGGatttcttcaaaataagacatatgcaggtttcatcacgatgtttccGAAAggatatattatagattaacgtaagcacaaaataaatacaaggaaatccagtggtgtttgcctggtaCCTACTGAAATCCTTAATCGTCGGTTAAtattctcaccactgggccataatTTTGGTCACGTCAGAATTTCGTTTCCTAGTAACCGATATGTACACTCGGGAACtacaaaacgattttttttttaaccgtaTCTCATATAATCCGATGACCGGAGAGTTAAAATGCATGACCAATCGTTTCACGTGCTTTCTCAAGGAAGGCAGTGTAAACACAATCAACTTTATAACAATACAACTaatattgtttactatgaaCAAATGTTCTTTCTGAGTTCCAAAAACTGTCAACACATGATATACATTTGCCaaatattgtcattttacaatttagttCCTGTACAATATAAGCAccatataatttaatacgaaCGAAATGTTAACCTACAAATTTCAAGAGGCACGTGTTCTCCCTCAACGCTCCGATGCATCCAGCGAAGCTCACTATAAACACCACGCCACCGAGAAGGGCGATCAACAGGCTTATATTCAGCATCACATCGTACACTGTGTCCAGCTGTAAAGACAATCACAAGTCACAGAGCGAAGATCACACATCaacaaagattttataaaaaaatataaaaaatacattggtgaaaaaggcgtacctattattcgatacaagattttgtagacgataaaaaaagcgtcgaattaatacctgttgacttccaggcaggatatattaatttaataattgtattaactaacatgactaaataaacaatagtaactactgagtttcttgtcggttctactcggtagaatctactttccgaaccggtggtagcttcacttaattgttaaatgacgattcaaaagacttgaataaagtatactttgattttgattgttacGAGAGTTACCtgagccttcaatacggttttatgacatttgattctatatcataatttatatcacattattattgcatattattaatatagcaggagctattgaatttactttattatatacaattattattgtaattaattaatcaataatttgtaaaactgtaattaatattattatatatggcatagcatttaatactggaatgtaacactatttcttattttaaatatgattgagctgtcataataaaacaattggactatagcgtggggcattctaacagaagatagagacattgaagcatcattgtaaaacgattatattattttggccatcccgaactactgaaattacaatagcTTTTcccgtatatgcacataggtattaaagtaaacagttagtaaagtaACATATTGTATGACTAAAatcacatctgtgtatctcatattctttggcatatatgtataaaattcgaAGCATTACATATGTAAGTcagagtgtctatcaagtgcgtcacagtccgtataattgtaccgtctcgttaacaaatcgtgaaccagttagtgactGTCATTATCCTCAACATCAGTCCAGCAATAAGCTTAAGGATGTAAGTGTAAGTTTCTCTAGATAAGCTTCAATATTGTGGAGGGGGTGGGGGGGTTATGAGATGCTCTAAAACCTTTAGTGAAACAACCTGTTCGTACGAAGTTCCTTTcaccttatattattattgtaaataaaaggcTAAGTGATATTTGAGagcaataaaatgaaaaataaaatactataaaatacattcaaaaaaTCTTTCTCACGTATGATAAGCAAAGGTATGTTTACGTACaacgtatttatattaaagctgTAAAGACATGAATCTCATTTGTGGTCGAGAACTGTCTAAAGTGGAGACAGACAAGAGAGACAAGAAACAACAAACAGAGAAAGCCTTTGCCCATCGAAAAATGTTCAAAAAAGGCTAAAGAGACTTTTTTCtatgatataggttggtggacgagcagatgggccacatgatggtaagtggtaagaaatattaactattccttacatcgtctatgtgccatctaccttgggaactaagatgttatgtcccttgtgcctgtagttacactggctcactcacccttcaaaccggaacacaacaatactgagtactgttatttggcggtagaataactgatgtgtgggtggtacctacccaggcgggcttgcacaaagccctaccaccaagatacaTGAAATCAAACTAcggaaattgttttattaataatgtaaatcacAGATAATCTTTAAACTGCAATGAGCCTTTGCCTACCAGTACCTATAACAGATTTGaaatatactagtagtcgccctcggCTTAGCTCGCTTTTTAGTgtgttcattcattcatttcattaatttaaatgttaaaaaagagtaactactgaatttccttgccggttcttctcggtagaatctactttccgaaccggtggtagcttcacttggttgtaaaatgacgattcaaaagtgcttgtaaaagcttacttgaataaagtttattttgatttgattaattcaaatttggttcagtgttTTGGCCGTAAATAGCGTCAGACAGACACACAGGCagttactttcagatttataatattaatatacatagataaaagGGCTTAAGAGACAAGTGTGAAGTCGACTCCATGCACAGATTTGTTTACTCAGAACAGTTAACATTAAACTGCAAATTGCATAATCGTGacgttaaaaacataaaaatatcacaCTGTGCCATTATCGatcgtaaaaataaatacgtttcaAGCATTTCGAACGACAGCAGTCACAGCTTATTTTATCTTCCACTGGCATTTTTGGAACGGAATTTCCGCGCTTTGATTGAACCAGCAGAAAAACACACACATGACATTTCTCTTTATCACTTTCTACAAGAAACTATTTGTTGTTGCTATTTACACttgatttataacaaaaactcACTCTGCCTGCGACATCGTGCGCGTTTCGATTcgactaaaaagtttttatttattaatatttttttattgccagGTAActtaacaatttcatttttacgAATTACCATGACTGTATCAAGTAATGACTGTCCATTGACCTCTAACGATGACGTAATCATTGAATTGTCATGTGAATAAGTTGTTTTTGTTGAAGTTTAAATTCAGATTTACAAATTACATTCGTATTTGTAAACTTtatccttttttatatatttaaaaaaaaatcgtttaaaatcaggcttactataaataa contains:
- the LOC124539884 gene encoding tetraspanin-33-like, with product MHRRRGPNFTYVSGCVKYMIFVLNFIFWLFGGLLIGVGLYAFIDKWQATGLIKLDTVYDVMLNISLLIALLGGVVFIVSFAGCIGALRENTCLLKFYSLCLLILFLVEMGGAVCGFVFPRSLHGLLELSFTERVVHAYRDDPDLQNFIDFAQSDFHCCGLTSDGYMDWSKNEYFNCSSPSVERCGVPFSCCINATDISSGLVNIMCGYGVQNFPVAEASKRVWTSGCIEIVRSWAERNLYTIASAALGVALSQLFVIYLAKTLEGQIELQKARWQT